The following proteins are encoded in a genomic region of Doryrhamphus excisus isolate RoL2022-K1 chromosome 6, RoL_Dexc_1.0, whole genome shotgun sequence:
- the LOC131131702 gene encoding BEN domain-containing protein 4, whose translation MEGGMQPADEGPSAAKMRRGVPARSLHSKLPAEKSRLDRSAVMEPPLFCDGRQFVLHSGQPHPFQTQHYHRQRFSGETRPSCGVPTSTSAVVATAGGAALGAHQRSAISGIAESRLSPGRLKQESPDCTFGISSENRLILDAFAKECSRVLSLLNNGRLLEPSPSSKPSTNIKLEDVTLVHRCSTLSKSKPEESSSSSPTEPEEEAQQSHLNQQQTSAVLRIFTDSLHNYLLSGQQQPQQGRLVVGMDEEQQCHSAEPVSPLRRTLGGWGSPTPSDSYGHPSSTLPEEDDEEESCCPRCLELEQEVLSLQQENEELRNKLENVPVPCQDVLDYFKNVLEFHNQLMPPIPEEQLTEEEEHQTTFEGSKQLLENYPLFITSKQWDEAVNSSKKDGRRLLRYLIRYVFTTDELKFSCGLGKRKRSVHLREPGLERRPLNPVKVSCLREFIRMHCASNPDWWMPSEEQINKVFSDAVGHARQGRAVGTFLGTVGGGVGGIYMDSFDGHLSQDELYMKGCHNGQLD comes from the exons ATGGAGGGGGGGATGCAGCCCGCCGACGAAGGCCCCTCCGCTGCTAAGATGAGACGCGGCGTCCCCGCCAGGAGCCTCCACAGCAAGCTACCGGCAGAGAAGTCGCGCCTCGACCGCTCCGCCGTCATGGAGCCTCCGCTATTTTGTGACGGTCGTCAGTTCGTCTTACATTCCGGGCAGCCTCACCCATTCCAGACGCAGCACTACCACCGTCAGAGGTTCTCCGGCGAGACCAGGCCCAGCTGCGGGGTCCCGACATCCACCTCAGCGGTGGTGGCGACAGCGGGTGGCGCCGCTCTGGGTGCCCATCAGAGAAGCGCCATCAGCGGCATAGCCGAGTCCAGATTGTCCCCTGGACGTCTGAAGCAGGAGTCTCCAGACTGCACGTTTGGTATAAGCTCAG AGAACCGGCTCATCTTAGACGCCTTTGCCAAGGAATGCAGTCGAGTCCTCAGCCTCCTCAACAACGGGCGTCTGCTGGAGCCCTCGCCGTCGTCCAAACCCTCAACCAACATCAAGCTGGAGGATGTGACCTTGGTCCATCGTTGCTCCACACTGAGCAAGTCCAAGCCTGAAGAgagctcttcctcctcccccacCGAGCCGGAGGAGGAGGCTCAACAAAGCCATCTGAACCAACAACAGACCTCTGCAGTTCTCCGCATCTTCACAGACTCCCTGCACAACTATCTGCTCTCAGGGCAGCAGCAGCCACAGCAAGGCCGTCTGGTGGTGGGCATGGATGAGGAGCAGCAGTGCCACTCAGCGGAGCCCGTGTCTCCTCTAAGACGCACCCTAGGTGGATGGGGCTCCCCGACACCATCCGACTCATACGGACACCCTTCTTCCACACTGCCCGAGgaggacgacgaggaggagAGCTGCTGCCCGCGTTGTTTGGAACTAGAGCAGGAGGTGTTGTCGCTGCAGCAGGAGAACGAGGAGCTTCGCAACAAGCTGGAGAATGTCCCAG TTCCCTGTCAAGATGTTCTTGACTACTTCAAGAATGTTCTTGAGTTTCACAATCAGCTGATGCCGCCGATACCAGAAGAGCAGCTCACAGAG GAAGAAGAGCATCAGACGACATTTGAG GGAAGCAAGCAGCTGCTGGAGAACTACCCGCTCTTCATCACCAGCAAGCAGTGGGACGAGGCCGTCAACTCCTCCAAGAAGGACGGCAGGCGGCTGCTGCGCTACCTCATCCGCTACGTCTTCACCACCGACGAGCTCAAGTTCTCCTGCGGCCTCGGCAAAAGGAAGCGCTCGGTCCACTTGAGGGAGCCGGGCCTGGAGAGGCGACCGCTCAACCCTGTCAAAGTCAGCTGCCTCAGAG AGTTCATCCGGATGCACTGTGCCTCCAACCCAGACTGGTGGATGCCCTCGGAGGAGCAGATCAATAAAGTTTTCAGCGATGCCGTCGGACACGCTCGGCAGGGCCGTGCCGTGGGCACGTTTCTGGGCACCGTCGGCGGCGGCGTTGGCGGCATCTACATGGACAGCTTTGATGGACACCTGTCACAGGACGAGCTCTATATGAAAGGATGTCACAACGGCCAGTTAGACTGA
- the smyd5 gene encoding histone-lysine N-trimethyltransferase SMYD5 — MAAPIDDMFSFCVDPGKVAGGVDVRFIDNVKGKGLFAKRCIKKGGTIFIERPLVSAQFLWNAVYKYEACEYCLRALETAQDNARRLTRNPALSLPYPELCRVRPELHQVCPQCQVMYCSAECRQAAADQYHGALCLGPSQDDPDHPINKLKDAWRSVHYPPETSSIMLMARMVATIKQAKEKAHWQKLFSHFCSRTANEEEELAHKLLGEKFSNQLVFLQRLFKEALFDDHLSRWFVPEGFRSLFALIGTNGQGIGTSSLSQWVHACDAAELPDQQRAQLDSFIDQLYKDIERETGDFLNCEGSGLFLLQSSCNHSCMPNAEASFPDNNFLLHLSALSDINPGEEICISYLDCCQRDRSRHSRHKILRENYIFVCSCLKCVSQSDEPDVTSEEEEEEDEEVEAEGETEGDEMEDEMTDV; from the exons ATGGCTGCCCCCATAGATGACATGTTTTCCTTCTGCGTGGATCCCGGTAAAGTTGCTGGCGGCGTTGATGTGAGATTTATAGACAACGTCAAG GGGAAAGGTCTGTTTGCCAAGAGATGCATCAAGAAGGGAGGGACTATTTTCATCGAGCGCCCACTCGTTAGCGCCCAGTTTCTGTGGAATGCAGTGTATAAATATGAAG CATGTGAGTACTGTTTGCGAGCCCTGGAGACGGCACAGGACAATGCAAGAAGGCTCACCAGGAACCCTGCCCTCAGCCTTCCTTACCCTGAACTCTGCAGGGTCCGACCAGAGCTCCACCAAGTCTGCCCTCAGTGTCAG GTGATGTACTGCAGCGCTGAGTGTCGGCAAGCGGCAGCGGATCAGTACCATGGAGCGCTGTGTCTGGGTCCGTCCCAGGATGATCCAGACCACCCCATCAACAAGCTGAAAGACGCATGGAG GAGCGTTCACTATCCTCCTGAGACCTCCAGCATCATGCTGATGGCCAGAATGGTCGCTACTATCAAACAA gccaaagaaaaagcacactGGCAGAAGCTGTTCTCTCACTTCTGCAGCCGCACGGCcaacgaggaggaggagctggccCACAAACTGCTGGGGGAGAAGTTCAGC AATCAGCTGGTGTTTCTGCAGCGTCTTTTCAAAGAAGCTCTGTTCGACGATCATCTCAGTAGG TGGTTTGTTCCTGAGGGTTTCCGCTCACTCTTTGCTCTGATCGGAACCAACGGGCAAGGCATTGGAACAAG CTCCCTCAGTCAATGGGTTCATGCCTGCGATGCAGCTGAGCTTcctgaccagcagagggcgcagtTGGACTCCTTTATCGACCAGCTGTACAAAGACATTGAGAGAG AAACGGGAGACTTTCTAAACTGTGAAGGCTCAGGTCTCTTTTTACTCCAAAGCTCAT GCAATCACAGCTGCATGCCAAACGCCGAGGCTTCTTTCCCGGACAACAACTTCCTGCTTCACCTCAGCGCCCTCAGCGACATCAATCCTGGAGAG GAGATCTGCATCAGCTATCTGGACTGCTGCCAGCGGGACAGAAGCCGCCATAGCAGACACAAAATTCTGAG ggaAAACTACATCTTCGTTTGCTCGTGTCTGAAGTGCGTCTCCCAGTCGGACGAGCCGGATGTGACgtctgaggaggaggaagaggaggatgaagaagtGGAGGCTGAAGGTGAAACAGAGGGCGATGAGATGGAGGATGAGATGACTGACGtgtaa
- the LOC131131697 gene encoding rab11 family-interacting protein 1, which translates to MMSLIDLDDEQRWVPTHVNVTVLRARGLRTKSKHGSRYLYAVVQVGKDKYTTGLVDKAEVPEWGEECCFELLPGILEEGGCGRSAYPPGSADLILTVMHRVLIGLDVFLGQTVIPLDRMFQDGMCPRDEWFKLHSKAGRKEKERGELQLTVQFTRNNMTASMFDLTAKDEQRSAFGKLKDRVTGRKRPDVESSSAILPGRYAALSASTGPQSSGDESAGAALRRDNAEIAEEKRSKMKDFFTARLRKSSNTRSCSSLASEISTSSIGSDTLSPPPSLGLLSDLPSSPIYTTVPRVDAHYGEQDLTKSVLTSQQATKILTHKRAYSDEASKIITSAPKANPTVESLKGQSMTQSKSSLCINGSHVYDSEPSSPKNAGALPSKLVLLENSSSLSRSLQNLTKRSDSKGVVGEGRRWSFDRKKEEKDEDKDARPAEIEAPPLQAEAPILPSAADSADKGWKLKKTLFSGGRSDSLPAKSDANQAGSTSEGRLRGWFGSSESQNKPRLEVSPKVENTSAISPPSSLPDSHAGGHCSPINESHTHPMTPPSTPISPSNPFFEELQRSPPFAPGSSPSLHTFQPSGNATPSSTQGANNMASIKRERPRPVTRQISLPEFLPKAAQKPSMFESTRKWEDSFDTFASSRLNSPKGNLTLTYRGTPAQTRQEAPPPLPPRRPLRPPVNEIYSDGWLHRGQELAVQKEACLLSQTGVASLQHGREAESKMLQPSVSDVQRHRIIPSSGFRPEERLQKFKYEPLEDNSDFWGGMLFEQDLYGRLCTGNVSQPAFPACNNAGRRNLLAWEMSVDELLRKSSNVLPKTPPPVEPLESSSMSQTVCMNNNVTCSPNLSDHNMNVNNSDISFIDSDGSSQSEVVDDAKGLSTLSRTGPQVSQDDTRTPKRKLPSEGTEASITACEVSTVYQKTNNGETQEHLVRNQPDLESDSSDDKKEQIENGCDDNGNPQVETDVSPRVVSARVRPKGGSRGNSRTDLGPLSCLVKEGPSSYQPMKASLSSNVELDSLNKTPQISSSSEFLSGDFGNGKPSEMAFEVLHARVAPHLRSPPKTGQASSPPLLAHAPAHFPPPPACCPSIRPLGTGPHSAGVSRSLSVAPYTSSTAEQPRFNALTSLLPEETRPACNLPLHQESRSHPVKPLSQSEKKESRSVLEKLKSTISPGRSAQQVAAEPEKIQEPTEDRCALYQHLTNMELISLLLQQDMDLHKQQAASERQQAQLEKCESELKKVKAQVRDLEDYIDNLLLRIMEQTPTLLQVRSRHK; encoded by the exons ATGATGTCGCTCATCGATCTGGACGATGAGCAGCGGTGGGTGCCCACGCACGTCAATGTCACGGTGCTTCGGGCGAGGGGGCTGCGGACCAAGAGTAAGCACGGCAGCCGCTACCTGTACGCGGTGGTCCAGGTGGGCAAGGACAAGTACACTACGGGCCTGGTGGACAAGGCCGAGGTGCCCGAGTGGGGCGAGGAGTGCTGCTTCGAGCTCCTCCCTGGCATCCTGGAGGAGGGCGGATGCGGCCGCAGCGCCTACCCGCCCGGCAGCGCCGACCTGATCCTGACCGTCATGCACCGGGTCCTGATTGGACTGGACGTGTTTCTGGGTCAGACAGTCATCCCGCTGGATCGCATGTTCCAGGATGGGATGTGTCCGAGAGACga GTGGTTCAAGCTCCACTCCAAAGCAGGACGGAAGGAAAAGGAACGTGGCGAATTGCAGCTGACGGTCCAGTTCACTCGCAACAACATGACGGCTAGCATGTTTGACCTGACCGCCAAGGACGAGCAACGCTCCGCTTTCGGCAAGCTCAAAGATCGCGTTACGGGGAGGAAACGCCCCGATGTGGAGTCGTCGTCTGCCATCCTGCCGGGCCGCTACGCCGCCCTCTCTGCATCCACCGGTCCACAGTCATCGGGGGATGAAAGCGCAGGCGCGGCCCTCAGGCGAGATAACGCAGAGATAGCTGAAGAAAAGAGAAGCAAGATGAAAGATTTCTTCACGGCTAGGTTACGGAAGTCATCCAACACCAGGTCGTGCTCCTCACTGGCCTCAGAGATCAGCACCTCTTCCATAGGCAGCGACACCCTTAGCCCTCCGCCCTCTCTCGGCCTGCTCTCAGATCTCCCCAGCTCGCCTATCTACACCACCGTACCAAGAGTGGACGCCCACTATGGAGAGCAGGACCTGACAAAATCAG TGCTCACGTCTCAGCAAGCCACCAAGATTCTGACCCACAAGAGAGCCTACAGCGATGAAGCTAGCAAGATCATAACGTCTGCCCCGAAGGCAAATCCTACTGTGGAGTCTCTCAAAGGTCAAAGCATGACTCAGTCCAAGTCTTCCTTGTGTATTAACGGCAGTCACGTGTACGACTCTGAGCCGTCGAGTCCAAAGAACGCCGGAGCCCTTCCGTCCAAGTTGGTCTTGTTGGAAAATTCCTCCTCACTGTCCCGTTCCCTCCAGAACCTCACCAAGCGAAGCGATAGCAAGGGTGTCGTCGGCGAAGGTAGACGCTGGTCCTTTGAcaggaagaaagaagaaaaggacGAGGACAAGGACGCTCGACCAGCTGAGATAGAAGCTCCTCCTCTGCAGGCAGAAGCACCAATCCTCCCCTCTGCTGCCGATTCCGCCGACAAAGGGTGGAAGCTAAAAAAGACCTTATTCTCTGGAGGGAGGAGTGATTCTCTCCCTGCTAAATCCGATGCCAACCAGGCCGGATCAACCTCCGAAGGGAGGCTCAGAGGCTGGTTCGGCTCCTCGGAATCCCAGAACAAGCCAAG GCTGGAAGTTTCTCCCAAAGTAGAAAACACCTCAGCTATATCCCCTCCTTCCTCACTCCCCGACTCCCATGCTGGGGGTCACTGCTCACCCATTAATGAGAGTCACACCCATCCCATGACCCCTCCATCGACCCCAATCTCCCCTTCCAACCCTTTCTTTGAGGAGCTGCAGAGGTCTCCCCCTTTTGCACCGGGCTCCTCACCCTCCCTTCACACCTTCCAGCCCTCTGGCAACGCCACTCCCAGTTCCACTCAAGGTGCTAACAACATGGCCTCCATCAAACGGGAGCGCCCCAGGCCTGTCACCAGGCAGATATCGCTGCCTGAGTTTTTACCCAAAGCGGCACAGAAACCCTCCATGTTTGAGAGCACACGGAAATGGGAAGACTCGTTTGACACGTTTGCCTCAAGCAGGCTCAACTCACCTAAAGGCAATCTGACTCTGACGTATCGGGGAACCCCTGCCCAGACGCGGCAGGAGGCGCCTCCGCCTTTACCGCCAAGGAGACCGCTAAGACCTCCAGTGAATGAGATCTACTCTGATGGCTGGCTCCACAGAGGCCAAGAGCTGGCGGTCCAGAAAGAAGCCTGCTTGCTCTCCCAGACGGGAGTGGCTTCCCTGCAACACGGGAGAGAGGCGGAGTCCAAGATGCTTCAGCCGAGTGTTTCAGACGTTCAACGTCACAGGATCATCCCTTCATCAGGATTCAGACCCgaagagagacttcagaagttcaAGTACGAACCCTTGGAAGACAACAGTGACTTCTGGGGGGGTATGCTCTTTGAGCAAGATTTATACGGGCGACTTTGCACGGGAAACGTGAGCCAGCCCGCTTTCCCCGCTTGTAACAACGCAGGACGTAGGAATCTTCTAGCTTGGGAGATGTCCGTGGATGAACTTTTGAGGAAGTCGTCTAATGTTCTCCCAAAGACTCCCCCTCCGGTAGAGCCGTTGGAGTCTTCCAGTATGAGTCAAACCGTATGCATGAATAACAATGTGACTTGCTCACCAAACTTAAGTGATCACAACATGAATGTGAATAATTCCGATATCAGCTTTATTGATTCCGATGGATCTTCTCAGTCGGAGGTAGTTGATGACGCCAAAGGTCTAAGCACCTTAAGCAGGACCGGTCCACAAGTGTCTCAAGATGACACCAGAACACCCAAAAGGAAGTTGCCTTCAGAAGGAACCGAAGCATCCATCACAGCCTGCGAAGTCTCCACAGTTTACCAGAAGACAAACAACGGCGAAACGCAGGAGCATCTCGTGAGGAACCAACCTGATTTGGAAAGTGATTCCAGTGACGATAAAAAAGAGCAGATCGAAAACGGCTGTGATGATAACGGCAACCCTCAAGTGGAAACGGACGTGTCTCCGCGGGTGGTCAGTGCACGCGTTAGACCAAAAGGAGGGTCAAGAGGGAACAGCAGAACTGATCTTGGTCCGCTTTCTTGTCTGGTCAAGGAAGGTCCATCTTCATATCAACCCATGAAAGCATCTCTGTCCTCCAATGTGGAATTAGATAGTTTGAATAAAACGCCTCAAATATCTTCAAGCAGTGAATTTTTATCAGGGGACTTTGGGAATGGAAAACCTTCTGAGATGGCTTTTGAAGTCCTTCACGCCAGGGTAGCCCCTCATTTGAGAAGCCCTCCAAAAACCGGGCAGGCTTCTTCTCCCCCCTTATTGGCTCATGCACCTGCACACTTCCCCCCGCCCCCTGCCTGCTGCCCCTCCATACGTCCCTTAGGCACTGGGCCACATAGCGCTGGGGTCAGCAGGTCTCTGAGCGTTGCCCCCTACACTTCCTCCACCGCCGAGCAGCCCCGGTTCAATGCACTGACCTCACTTTTACCTGAGGAGACTCGGCCAGCTTGCAACCTGCCCCTGCACCAGGAGAGCAG ATCCCACCCTGTGAAGCCTCTGAGTCAGTCAGAGAAGAAGGAGAGTCGTTCAGTTCTGGAGAAACTGAAGTCCACCATCAGTCCGGGACGCAGTGCCCAGCAGGTGGCGGCCGAGCCGGAGAAAATCCAG GAGCCCACAGAGGACCGCTGTGCCTTGTACCAGCACCTGACCAACATGGAGCTCATCTCCTTGCTGCTGCAGCAGGACATGGACTTGCACAAGCAGCAGGCGGCGTCCGAGCGCCAGCAGGCTCAGCTGGAGAAGTGCGAGAGCGAGCTGAAGAAGGTCAAGGCGCAGGTCCGCGACTTGGAAGACTACATCGACAACCTGCTGCTGCGCATCATGGAGCAGACGCCCACGCTGCTGCAGGTGCGCTCCAGACACAAGTGA
- the sfxn5b gene encoding sideroflexin-5b isoform X4 produces MPFRMSGYVPFGTPIVIGLLLPNQTVVSTIIWQWLNQSHNACVNYANRNATKPTPTSRFLQGYLGAVTSAVSIAVGLKVLIDKANKLSPATRTIIQRLVPFPAVASANICNVALMRHNELSEGIDVLDADGKVVGSSKIAARHAIAETAFTRVVLPMPIFVLPPIIMSYLEGLRFLQTKRRLMLPIHSLVCLLTFGLSLPVAISLFPQMSQIEVSHLEPEIAMATDCKVVTYNKGL; encoded by the exons ATGCCGTTCCGAATGTCAG GTTACGTACCTTTCGGAACGCCCATT GTCATTGGCCTCCTCCTGCCCAATCAGACAGTGGTGTCCACCATTATATGGCAG TGGTTGAATCAGAGTCACAATGCTTGTGTCAACTACGCCAACCGCAACGCTACCAAG CCAACGCCAACCTCCAGGTTCCTTCAAGGTTACTTGGGAGCTGTGACCAGTGCTGTGTCTATTGCA GTGGGACTGAAGGTTCTGATTGACAAGGCCAACAAGCTGAGTCCTGCCACCAGAACGATCATCCAGAGATTGGTCCCTTTCCCGGCGGTTG CGAGTGCAAACATCTGCAACGTGGCCCTGATGAGACACAACGAGCTCTCCGAAGGCATCGACGTACTCGACGCCGATGGCAAGGTGGTGGGCTCCTCCAAAATTGCGGCCAGACAC GCCATTGCAGAGACGGCCTTCACACGTGTGGTCCTCCCCATGCCCATCTTTGTGCTGCCCCCCATCATCATGTCCTACCTAGAAGG GCTGCGTTTCCTGCAGACCAAACGGCGACTGATGCTGCCCATCCACAGCCTGGTGTGTCTGCTGACGTTCGGCCTGTCGCTGCCCGTGGCCATCAGCCTCTTCCCACAGATGTCACAG ATTGAGGTGTCTCACCTGGAGCCTGagatcgccatggcaacagattGCAAGGTGGTGACCTACAACAAAGGTTTATGA
- the sfxn5b gene encoding sideroflexin-5b isoform X2 has protein sequence MAEAEACPAFRLGGSRYDQGSFLGRLRHFVDIIDPSTLLVSETRLKESIKLLDDFKHGRLPTGVSDLQLWEAQKVKQATRSSCRSECQVIGLLLPNQTVVSTIIWQWLNQSHNACVNYANRNATKPTPTSRFLQGYLGAVTSAVSIAVGLKVLIDKANKLSPATRTIIQRLVPFPAVASANICNVALMRHNELSEGIDVLDADGKVVGSSKIAARHAIAETAFTRVVLPMPIFVLPPIIMSYLEGLRFLQTKRRLMLPIHSLVCLLTFGLSLPVAISLFPQMSQIEVSHLEPEIAMATDCKVVTYNKGL, from the exons ATGGCGGAGGCGGAGGCTTGCCCTGCTTTTCGGCTCGGCGGGTCGCGCTACGATCAG GGTTCCTTTCTCGGCCGTCTGAGACACTTTGTGGACATCATTGACCCAAGCACGCTCTTGGTGTCGGAG ACGCGTCTTAAAGAGAGCATCAAACTCCTGGATGACTTTAAACATGGAAGACTTCCAACAGGAGTCTCTGATCTTCAG CTGTGGGAGGCCCAAAAGGTCAAGCAG GCGACAAGATCTTCATGCCGTTCCGAATGTCAG GTCATTGGCCTCCTCCTGCCCAATCAGACAGTGGTGTCCACCATTATATGGCAG TGGTTGAATCAGAGTCACAATGCTTGTGTCAACTACGCCAACCGCAACGCTACCAAG CCAACGCCAACCTCCAGGTTCCTTCAAGGTTACTTGGGAGCTGTGACCAGTGCTGTGTCTATTGCA GTGGGACTGAAGGTTCTGATTGACAAGGCCAACAAGCTGAGTCCTGCCACCAGAACGATCATCCAGAGATTGGTCCCTTTCCCGGCGGTTG CGAGTGCAAACATCTGCAACGTGGCCCTGATGAGACACAACGAGCTCTCCGAAGGCATCGACGTACTCGACGCCGATGGCAAGGTGGTGGGCTCCTCCAAAATTGCGGCCAGACAC GCCATTGCAGAGACGGCCTTCACACGTGTGGTCCTCCCCATGCCCATCTTTGTGCTGCCCCCCATCATCATGTCCTACCTAGAAGG GCTGCGTTTCCTGCAGACCAAACGGCGACTGATGCTGCCCATCCACAGCCTGGTGTGTCTGCTGACGTTCGGCCTGTCGCTGCCCGTGGCCATCAGCCTCTTCCCACAGATGTCACAG ATTGAGGTGTCTCACCTGGAGCCTGagatcgccatggcaacagattGCAAGGTGGTGACCTACAACAAAGGTTTATGA
- the sfxn5b gene encoding sideroflexin-5b isoform X3, whose protein sequence is MAEAEACPAFRLGGSRYDQGSFLGRLRHFVDIIDPSTLLVSETRLKESIKLLDDFKHGRLPTGVSDLQLWEAQKVKQAIIHPDTGDKIFMPFRMSGYVPFGTPIVIGLLLPNQTVVSTIIWQWLNQSHNACVNYANRNATKPTPTSRFLQGYLGAVTSAVSIAVGLKVLIDKANKLSPATRTIIQRLVPFPAVASANICNVALMRHNELSEGIDVLDADGKVVGSSKIAARHAAFPADQTATDAAHPQPGVSADVRPVAARGHQPLPTDVTD, encoded by the exons ATGGCGGAGGCGGAGGCTTGCCCTGCTTTTCGGCTCGGCGGGTCGCGCTACGATCAG GGTTCCTTTCTCGGCCGTCTGAGACACTTTGTGGACATCATTGACCCAAGCACGCTCTTGGTGTCGGAG ACGCGTCTTAAAGAGAGCATCAAACTCCTGGATGACTTTAAACATGGAAGACTTCCAACAGGAGTCTCTGATCTTCAG CTGTGGGAGGCCCAAAAGGTCAAGCAG GCCATCATTCATCCCGACACAGGCGACAAGATCTTCATGCCGTTCCGAATGTCAG GTTACGTACCTTTCGGAACGCCCATT GTCATTGGCCTCCTCCTGCCCAATCAGACAGTGGTGTCCACCATTATATGGCAG TGGTTGAATCAGAGTCACAATGCTTGTGTCAACTACGCCAACCGCAACGCTACCAAG CCAACGCCAACCTCCAGGTTCCTTCAAGGTTACTTGGGAGCTGTGACCAGTGCTGTGTCTATTGCA GTGGGACTGAAGGTTCTGATTGACAAGGCCAACAAGCTGAGTCCTGCCACCAGAACGATCATCCAGAGATTGGTCCCTTTCCCGGCGGTTG CGAGTGCAAACATCTGCAACGTGGCCCTGATGAGACACAACGAGCTCTCCGAAGGCATCGACGTACTCGACGCCGATGGCAAGGTGGTGGGCTCCTCCAAAATTGCGGCCAGACAC GCTGCGTTTCCTGCAGACCAAACGGCGACTGATGCTGCCCATCCACAGCCTGGTGTGTCTGCTGACGTTCGGCCTGTCGCTGCCCGTGGCCATCAGCCTCTTCCCACAGATGTCACAG ATTGA
- the sfxn5b gene encoding sideroflexin-5b isoform X1 encodes MAEAEACPAFRLGGSRYDQGSFLGRLRHFVDIIDPSTLLVSETRLKESIKLLDDFKHGRLPTGVSDLQLWEAQKVKQAIIHPDTGDKIFMPFRMSGYVPFGTPIVIGLLLPNQTVVSTIIWQWLNQSHNACVNYANRNATKPTPTSRFLQGYLGAVTSAVSIAVGLKVLIDKANKLSPATRTIIQRLVPFPAVASANICNVALMRHNELSEGIDVLDADGKVVGSSKIAARHAIAETAFTRVVLPMPIFVLPPIIMSYLEGLRFLQTKRRLMLPIHSLVCLLTFGLSLPVAISLFPQMSQIEVSHLEPEIAMATDCKVVTYNKGL; translated from the exons ATGGCGGAGGCGGAGGCTTGCCCTGCTTTTCGGCTCGGCGGGTCGCGCTACGATCAG GGTTCCTTTCTCGGCCGTCTGAGACACTTTGTGGACATCATTGACCCAAGCACGCTCTTGGTGTCGGAG ACGCGTCTTAAAGAGAGCATCAAACTCCTGGATGACTTTAAACATGGAAGACTTCCAACAGGAGTCTCTGATCTTCAG CTGTGGGAGGCCCAAAAGGTCAAGCAG GCCATCATTCATCCCGACACAGGCGACAAGATCTTCATGCCGTTCCGAATGTCAG GTTACGTACCTTTCGGAACGCCCATT GTCATTGGCCTCCTCCTGCCCAATCAGACAGTGGTGTCCACCATTATATGGCAG TGGTTGAATCAGAGTCACAATGCTTGTGTCAACTACGCCAACCGCAACGCTACCAAG CCAACGCCAACCTCCAGGTTCCTTCAAGGTTACTTGGGAGCTGTGACCAGTGCTGTGTCTATTGCA GTGGGACTGAAGGTTCTGATTGACAAGGCCAACAAGCTGAGTCCTGCCACCAGAACGATCATCCAGAGATTGGTCCCTTTCCCGGCGGTTG CGAGTGCAAACATCTGCAACGTGGCCCTGATGAGACACAACGAGCTCTCCGAAGGCATCGACGTACTCGACGCCGATGGCAAGGTGGTGGGCTCCTCCAAAATTGCGGCCAGACAC GCCATTGCAGAGACGGCCTTCACACGTGTGGTCCTCCCCATGCCCATCTTTGTGCTGCCCCCCATCATCATGTCCTACCTAGAAGG GCTGCGTTTCCTGCAGACCAAACGGCGACTGATGCTGCCCATCCACAGCCTGGTGTGTCTGCTGACGTTCGGCCTGTCGCTGCCCGTGGCCATCAGCCTCTTCCCACAGATGTCACAG ATTGAGGTGTCTCACCTGGAGCCTGagatcgccatggcaacagattGCAAGGTGGTGACCTACAACAAAGGTTTATGA